One segment of Alnus glutinosa chromosome 2, dhAlnGlut1.1, whole genome shotgun sequence DNA contains the following:
- the LOC133859135 gene encoding protein LEAD-SENSITIVE 1 isoform X1, whose translation MGLLSNKIERDKLKPGDHIYSWRHAYLYSHHGIYVSDGNVIHFTRGGGQEIGTGTVLDRILVSSSPAHAGDNPCPKCGDQSRLDGVISSCIDCFLSGGELYLFEYGVTPVLFLAKPRGGTCTLAVPDPPEDVIHRATYLLQNGFGVYHIFKNNCEDFAIYCKTGLLVFTSISVGRSGQAASFLAASSAILSSPLRFLTTSFSGLAAVGYGMYCMSRLISDIGVRRDVKKVPVERLVSCSTSASTSVSVSASASASASASEVHKPEAVTEMPKEEEKPAAGYGMYCISRLISDIGVRRDVKKVPMERLVSSTSASAFASEVHKPEAVTEMPKEEEKPFDMDRNSVGCKDVVPI comes from the coding sequence GGATATATGTCAGCGATGGAAATGTTATACACTTTACACGGGGTGGAGGCCAGGAAATTGGAACAGGAACCGTGCTAGACCGCATCCTTGTGAGCTCATCACCTGCGCATGCTGGGGATAATCCATGTCCAAAATGTGGTGATCAATCAAGGCTTGATGGAGTCATCTCTTCTTGTATAGATTGTTTTCTTTCAGGTGGAGAACTCTACCTCTTTGAATATGGTGTCACACCAGTTCTCTTTCTTGCCAAACCTCGTGGAGGTACCTGCACTCTTGCTGTGCCTGACCCACCGGAAGACGTTATTCACCGTGCTACGTATCTCCTCCAAAATGGCTTTGGTGTCTATCATATTTTCAAGAACAACTGCGAGGACTTTGCAATATATTGCAAAACAGGTTTGCTTGTGTTCACTAGCATCAGTGTGGGCCGGAGTGGGCAGGCAGCATCCTTTCTTGCTGCTTCTAGTGCTATCCTTTCTTCACCGCTTCGATTTCTTACTACCAGTTTTAGCGGTCTGGCCGCCGTAGGCTATGGCATGTATTGTATGAGCCGTTTGATCTCTGATATCGGAGTACGCCGTGATGTCAAAAAAGTTCCAGTGGAGAGACTTGTTTCCTGCTCTACCTCTGCCTCTacctctgtctctgtctctgccTCTGCCTCTGCCTCTGCCTCTGCCTCTGAAGTACACAAGCCAGAAGCCGTGACTGAGATGCCAAAGGAGGAGGAAAAACCCGCCGCAGGCTATGGCATGTATTGTATCAGCCGTTTGATATCTGATATCGGAGTACGCCGTGATGTCAAAAAAGTTCCAATGGAGAGACTTGTTTCCTCTACCTCTGCCTCTGCTTTTGCCTCTGAAGTACACAAGCCAGAAGCCGTGACTGAGATGCCAAAGGAGGAGGAAAAACCTTTTGACATGGACAGGAATTCTGTGGGTTGCAAGGATGTTGTACCAATTTGA
- the LOC133859139 gene encoding uncharacterized protein LOC133859139, with amino-acid sequence MGRNKRESATTRAVNSVFAFVRFAEFEILFVLFFIIAFVLFKDLTSRPEYNQILVKNPGGPDVLPY; translated from the exons ATGGGGAGGAACAAGAGGGAGTCGGCGACGACTCGGGCGGTGAATTCGGTGTTCGCATTCGTAAGATTCGCAGAGTTTGAGATCCTCTTCGTTCTTTTCTTCATCATCGCTTTCGTCCTCTTCAAAGATCTc ACTTCAAGACCTGAATACAATCAGATCCTTGTAAAGAATCCTGGTGGACCTGATGTATTGCCTTATTAG
- the LOC133859135 gene encoding protein LEAD-SENSITIVE 1 isoform X2 — MGLLSNKIERDKLKPGDHIYSWRHAYLYSHHGIYVSDGNVIHFTRGGGQEIGTGTVLDRILVSSSPAHAGDNPCPKCGDQSRLDGVISSCIDCFLSGGELYLFEYGVTPVLFLAKPRGGTCTLAVPDPPEDVIHRATYLLQNGFGVYHIFKNNCEDFAIYCKTGLLVFTSISVGRSGQAASFLAASSAILSSPLRFLTTSFSGLAAVGYGMYCMSRLISDIGVRRDVKKVPVERLVSCSTSASASASASEVHKPEAVTEMPKEEEKPAAGYGMYCISRLISDIGVRRDVKKVPMERLVSSTSASAFASEVHKPEAVTEMPKEEEKPFDMDRNSVGCKDVVPI; from the exons GGATATATGTCAGCGATGGAAATGTTATACACTTTACACGGGGTGGAGGCCAGGAAATTGGAACAGGAACCGTGCTAGACCGCATCCTTGTGAGCTCATCACCTGCGCATGCTGGGGATAATCCATGTCCAAAATGTGGTGATCAATCAAGGCTTGATGGAGTCATCTCTTCTTGTATAGATTGTTTTCTTTCAGGTGGAGAACTCTACCTCTTTGAATATGGTGTCACACCAGTTCTCTTTCTTGCCAAACCTCGTGGAGGTACCTGCACTCTTGCTGTGCCTGACCCACCGGAAGACGTTATTCACCGTGCTACGTATCTCCTCCAAAATGGCTTTGGTGTCTATCATATTTTCAAGAACAACTGCGAGGACTTTGCAATATATTGCAAAACAGGTTTGCTTGTGTTCACTAGCATCAGTGTGGGCCGGAGTGGGCAGGCAGCATCCTTTCTTGCTGCTTCTAGTGCTATCCTTTCTTCACCGCTTCGATTTCTTACTACCAGTTTTAGCGGTCTGGCCGCCGTAGGCTATGGCATGTATTGTATGAGCCGTTTGATCTCTGATATCGGAGTACGCCGTGATGTCAAAAAAGTTCCAGTGGAGAGACTTGTTTCCTGCTCTACCTCTGC CTCTGCCTCTGCCTCTGCCTCTGAAGTACACAAGCCAGAAGCCGTGACTGAGATGCCAAAGGAGGAGGAAAAACCCGCCGCAGGCTATGGCATGTATTGTATCAGCCGTTTGATATCTGATATCGGAGTACGCCGTGATGTCAAAAAAGTTCCAATGGAGAGACTTGTTTCCTCTACCTCTGCCTCTGCTTTTGCCTCTGAAGTACACAAGCCAGAAGCCGTGACTGAGATGCCAAAGGAGGAGGAAAAACCTTTTGACATGGACAGGAATTCTGTGGGTTGCAAGGATGTTGTACCAATTTGA